The Gemmatimonadaceae bacterium genome contains a region encoding:
- the murA gene encoding UDP-N-acetylglucosamine 1-carboxyvinyltransferase — protein MAALQYVVEGGSKLSGTIRPSGNKNAALPIVAAALLSEEQVTLENVPRIRDVETLVELIKSAGVCAEWRQRNTLVIDAKTVRSAELDPQLCKKIRASILLAAPMLARCGEVTLPPPGGDVIGRRRLDTHFLALQQLGTHFDLGEAYKLSTKQLRGADIFLDEPSVTGTENALMAAVAAKGVTKLRNAACEPHVQDLARFLISMGASIEGIGTNVLTIQGGRPLNGTTHTIGPDHIEVGSFIGLAAVTGSELRIASAGVEHLRSIRLGFGRLGVECKTEGDDLIVPAKQEKTIQSDLGGHVPKLEDQPWPAFPADVMSIAIVTATQCEGVIMMHEKMFESRMFFVDKLIGMGARIILCDPHRAVVVGPSRLRGAQVESPDIRAGMAILLAALCATGESTIDNVGQIERGYERIDERLRALGAKIERVEERRST, from the coding sequence ATGGCCGCACTGCAGTATGTCGTCGAGGGTGGATCCAAGCTCTCTGGCACCATTCGCCCGTCAGGCAACAAGAACGCCGCCCTGCCGATCGTCGCCGCCGCGCTCCTGTCGGAAGAGCAGGTCACACTCGAGAACGTTCCCCGCATCCGCGACGTCGAAACGCTCGTTGAGCTCATCAAGTCCGCGGGCGTGTGCGCGGAATGGAGGCAGCGCAACACACTCGTCATCGACGCGAAGACGGTCCGATCCGCGGAGCTCGATCCACAGCTCTGTAAGAAGATCCGTGCGTCGATTCTCCTCGCCGCGCCGATGCTCGCCCGCTGTGGCGAGGTCACGCTGCCACCTCCTGGAGGTGACGTCATCGGTCGTCGTCGACTCGATACGCATTTCCTCGCCTTACAACAGCTCGGCACTCACTTCGATCTCGGTGAGGCGTACAAGCTGAGCACGAAGCAGCTCCGCGGCGCCGACATCTTTCTCGACGAGCCCAGCGTCACCGGCACAGAGAACGCACTCATGGCAGCAGTCGCCGCCAAGGGCGTGACCAAGCTTCGTAACGCGGCATGCGAGCCACATGTGCAGGACCTCGCGCGTTTTCTCATCTCCATGGGTGCATCGATCGAGGGCATCGGAACCAACGTGCTCACGATTCAGGGCGGCCGACCGCTCAACGGCACCACGCACACGATCGGTCCCGACCACATCGAGGTTGGTTCATTCATAGGCCTGGCCGCGGTCACCGGATCGGAGCTGCGAATTGCCAGCGCGGGCGTTGAGCACTTACGCTCGATTCGCCTTGGCTTCGGTCGTCTGGGTGTGGAGTGCAAGACCGAAGGCGACGACCTCATTGTCCCCGCGAAGCAGGAAAAGACGATCCAGAGCGATCTCGGTGGGCACGTTCCCAAGCTCGAGGACCAGCCATGGCCGGCGTTCCCCGCGGACGTGATGTCGATCGCGATCGTGACCGCGACCCAGTGCGAAGGCGTGATCATGATGCATGAGAAGATGTTCGAGTCGCGAATGTTCTTCGTCGACAAACTCATCGGTATGGGCGCGCGAATCATCCTGTGCGATCCCCACCGCGCGGTCGTCGTCGGTCCCTCGCGGCTGCGCGGTGCGCAGGTGGAATCGCCCGACATCCGGGCCGGAATGGCAATCTTGTTGGCCGCGCTGTGCGCGACCGGCGAGAGCACGATCGACAATGTCGGTCAGATCGAGCGCGGTTACGAGCGAATCGACGAGCGCCTACGCGCGCTCGGCGCCAAGATCGAGCGAGTCGAGGAACGCCGGTCGACGTGA
- a CDS encoding polyphenol oxidase family protein, protein MTILSESETVDDFAPFGITAFTTTRASGSFGLASDEPSAHVMKRWRQLREELRPGGVRLASASQVHGARVVVHGADWDGWLRVDEADGHVSAYRGLALVVTVADCVPVFVAHPSGAVALLHSGWRGTAARIVERGIDALAQRGFAISELRIHLGPAICGKCYEVGADVYRQLTGRDSSGTTTCVDLRALIADHARGAGVRHVTSSSFCTRCDNDRFYSHRAGESGRQLGVILG, encoded by the coding sequence GTGACGATCCTCTCGGAATCCGAGACGGTCGACGACTTCGCGCCTTTCGGCATCACTGCTTTCACGACAACGCGCGCCAGTGGCTCCTTTGGACTAGCGTCCGACGAGCCCTCGGCTCACGTGATGAAGCGCTGGCGCCAGCTGCGCGAGGAACTTCGCCCGGGTGGGGTTCGCCTCGCGTCGGCTTCGCAGGTGCATGGCGCCAGAGTGGTGGTACATGGCGCTGATTGGGACGGCTGGCTCCGCGTTGACGAGGCGGACGGACACGTCTCGGCTTACCGCGGCCTCGCACTCGTCGTCACTGTCGCGGACTGCGTACCGGTGTTTGTCGCCCATCCCTCAGGTGCGGTGGCGCTGTTGCACTCCGGATGGCGAGGTACCGCCGCTCGAATCGTCGAGCGCGGAATCGACGCGCTGGCCCAGCGCGGATTCGCGATCTCCGAGCTGCGGATCCATTTGGGACCCGCGATTTGTGGCAAATGCTACGAAGTCGGTGCCGACGTTTATCGCCAGCTCACCGGTCGCGACTCGTCAGGCACAACCACTTGCGTCGATCTCAGAGCGCTGATCGCGGACCACGCCCGCGGCGCTGGCGTTCGGCACGTCACGAGCAGCTCTTTCTGCACCCGCTGCGACAATGATCGCTTCTACTCGCACCGCGCAGGCGAGTCTGGCCGACAGCTCGGGGTGATACTCGGCTGA
- the rimP gene encoding ribosome maturation factor RimP, protein MWGMLPTFFCSANLPRYHMSDELENVIRQELEGSGYEFVELRRGGTRNRPLIEVRIDRRDGNRVAVSDCATVSRAIEARLDGSTIVPENYELQVSSPGDRPLRSPGDWKRFVGEWANVLSPAQGGRFEGKIAAVEGGEGAEVVVLELERGPERRIPLSDVKEARLAFHFK, encoded by the coding sequence ATGTGGGGGATGCTCCCCACATTTTTTTGTTCCGCTAACCTTCCTCGATACCACATGAGCGATGAGCTGGAAAACGTTATTCGCCAGGAACTTGAAGGTTCTGGCTACGAGTTCGTCGAGCTGCGGCGAGGGGGTACGCGCAACCGTCCGCTGATCGAGGTTCGTATCGATCGTCGGGATGGCAATCGGGTGGCAGTGAGCGACTGCGCGACGGTGTCGCGAGCAATTGAGGCCCGGTTGGACGGCAGTACAATCGTACCTGAGAATTACGAGCTGCAAGTTTCCTCGCCAGGCGATCGGCCGTTGCGGTCACCAGGCGATTGGAAGCGGTTCGTCGGAGAATGGGCGAACGTCCTCAGCCCGGCGCAGGGCGGACGATTCGAGGGAAAGATCGCAGCAGTCGAAGGCGGAGAAGGCGCCGAGGTGGTCGTGCTCGAGCTGGAGCGCGGTCCGGAACGACGCATCCCGCTGTCGGACGTGAAAGAAGCTCGGCTCGCGTTTCACTTTAAATAG